A section of the Malania oleifera isolate guangnan ecotype guangnan chromosome 2, ASM2987363v1, whole genome shotgun sequence genome encodes:
- the LOC131148789 gene encoding uncharacterized protein LOC131148789, whose translation MEEDMASLWTHQEGIEELKHQLLYTTLELESARMEANEEVRKNKETVKHLIQLLKAANQERDEAKDQLQKLLTKVLPSSPTDVFTNLPHIEPETPLVLPNKTNSSITESNSLSDTYNHPSHGSSPVESFFDPVSVSGSTPDFSNINMADSNNINAHVNQPLVLDHQYNASIPTAGLIPLATPKIDHASLVMDNLVKGKALPQKGKLLQAVMEAGPLLETLFFAGPLPQWRNPPPPQPLKVPPISIKRCDSGFLGAKATANPCNFAPRLMNSPVPFLEMACGSSQMHSNPMLNFAGGHPGSCLSSMPLLTTGANLNIQLPNSKRQRLQ comes from the exons ATGGAAGAGGACATGGCTTCTCTGTGGACTCATCAAGAG GGCATTGAAGAACTCAAGCATCAACTGCTGTACACAACACTTGAATTGGAGTCTGCCAGAATGGAAGCCAACGAGGAAGTGAGAAAGAACAAAGAGACGGTGAAGCATTTAATCCAACTCCTCAAGGCTGCTAACCAAGAAAGGGATGAAGCTAAAGATCAACTGCAGAAACTGCTAACCAAGGTCTTGCCCTCGAGCCCAACTGATGTCTTCACCAACCTTCCTCACATTGAGCCAGAGACCCCCCTCGTCCTCCCCAACAAAACCAACTCCAGCATAACAGAATCCAATAGCCTTTCAGACACGTACAACCACCCCTCCCATGGATCCTCCCCGGTCGAGTCCTTCTTCGACCCGGTATCGGTGTCGGGATCGACTCCCGACTTCTCAAACATCAACATGGCTGATTCAAACAACATCAATGCACATGTCAACCAGCCCCTTGTGCTAGATCACCAGTACAACGCATCAATACCGACCGCCGGGCTAATTCCTTTGGCGACCCCGAAGATCGATCACGCCTCATTGGTCATGGACAATCTTGTTAAGGGGAAAGCTCTCCCGCAGAAGGGAAAACTTCTGCAGGCCGTGATGGAGGCAGGGCCACTCCTTGAGACACTTTTCTTTGCAGGGCCTCTGCCCCAGTGGAGGAACCCTCCCCCTCCACAGCCATTGAAGGTTCCTCCCATTTCGATCAAGCGGTGCGACTCGGGGTTCCTCGGCGCGAAAGCTACTGCGAATCCTTGCAACTTCGCTCCCAGATTGATGAATTCCCCTGTGCCATTCCTGGAGATGGCTTGTGGGTCGTCTCAAATGCATTCAAATCCTATGCTGAATTTTGCCGGAGGTCATCCTGGATCATGCCTGAGCAGCATGCCTTTGTTGACCACCGGTGCTAATTTAAACATTCAACTCCCAAACAGCAAGCGTCAAAGGCTGCAGTGA